A segment of the Delphinus delphis chromosome 20, mDelDel1.2, whole genome shotgun sequence genome:
TGGAATACAATGACAGAGAATAAAGCATTCTGTAAGGTCCACAGATGGTACTTTTATCAGAAGCGCTGGAAGAGGAAAGGCAGTTCCATATCTACAGCAACTGGTTTTTCCACTGAAAAGAAAGTGCTGTCCCTTCCATGATGGGAGCGGTCTCATGTAATCAAATTCCCAGCAGGGTTGGGGAGTCTCCTTTGGAGAACAGCACCCAAATCTTCCTCCTCATTCAACTGATCACACAGAACTCCTCATGAGGTCACAGGCATGGGCTGTGAGATGGGAGTCGCTGTAGAAGGAACTGGAGCTCTGGGAATTTGAGCCACTTGCTTGTGCAACTCACTTGTGACTCTGAGCCCAGTCTCATACGTATCACTTCCACTAGATGATGAAGTGCTGCTGGTATGCCCAAATTTATGACTTCACTGCATAACTTTCTGACTCATGGCCATGTATTTAGTTTTCACTAGGGACCAATAAAGCCAGAAGCTGCTTTCACAGAAGGAGTAATGTCACATGAGAGGATGACATAGCTCTGCTCCCCAAATCCTAAATATTTGTGTTGTGATCTCCATGCAGCATCCCTACCTGTCACAGACACTGCCTACATTACCAGGTACAAGCAACACAGACATTATCAGGGATCATAAAATCATTTTGGTAAAGACCCATGCAGCAAATGgtttaggctttgcagaccaaTCTtggtcacaactactcaactctgccattttaGCACGAAAGCACCCGTAGGCAATATATAAGAGTGGTCATGGTTGTTCCAATAAAATCTTATTTACAGAAACAAGTGGCAGCCAGATTTGACCCATGGATTGTAGTTTGCCAATCCTTGAACTACACTGTGAAACAAGATTGGACAGTGATGTAGCCCGGAGCTGggtcaataaaaatgtattgatagCCCTACCAGATGAAACTGAACTTCAATGGATGACATTTGCTAATAGgtatagagaaaaaaaagcacatgtcAGTTCAGTAGCTGCATATGAGGTGCCAGCAGATGCGTTCTCTAGCAATAAAGCCACATCTggagctgcaaatggcattaactCCTAGTTAAGTTTACAATAATCCCATGTCATTCTTCAAGATTCACCTGTCTTCTGCACAGGTCAAATGAGTGAACTGAATGGGAATATGATGGAAATCATGACCCCTGCAGCTTTCAGGATACTGCTAGTGGCACTAATCTCTTCAGTCCTTCCAGTAATGTAATACTgcttttggttgtctgttttAGTACGTACAAGACAGTTATCATGTTCACTTGCCCTTTCTTATCAAAATTGCCCTTGTACCATGGGCTAGAGAACCAAGGTGAGGATTCTGCCAGCTGGTTATTCCAATTGCAACTCTGCATTCTGGAACTTGGTAAATAACCAGAGGATGAGTGCAGGGATCCATTTAGACCAGCTCATGTGGATGGACCCAAGCAAAAACATCCCTTAATTATTTGTCACTTATAAGTCCCTGTACTAACCAGTAAACCACAATGCCATTTGGGGGTCCAGGAGTTAATGTCAGCTCTAGTGTCTAGTGCTTCCTTCATCTTCTGGTGATTTCCACTTACCTAATGCACAACCTCCATAAAATGTGGCTGGAAGTCATGTTGAAGAAGTCTAGGGATGATTTATGGTATCGGTAGTATACCAGGGTATATCCTCCCTCAAGGGGACCTGGCCTGCCCTTCATTCAAGATGCTATGGAAATGGGAACTGACTCATGTTATGGAATTGGCTGAGGGACCACAACTCTCATGTTGATTCAGGTCACACATGTTCATCAGACCTAGAGCTTTTCTCCTGATTCAAATCAAGCAGGGTATTAGTAGACTTCCCATTTATTTCAGCCCTAGAGATAGCACATGAGCAAATGTAAAAAATCTCTGTGTACCAAACGATTCTAATGATCCCTTtcattttgctgttcattgtgaaAAACACGCTCACTTTATCTCTGCCAATGAAGTGTTTCCACTTGACCAATGATGCCCCACGATTCCATTAGCCTCACTGAATTTAGGGAGCCCATTATGACGACATAATTTCCCTCTCTCATTCCTGGCCTGCAGAGAAGAGTAGCTACAGAGCATTCCAAGACTGCTAACGCTCCCCTCACCAATACGTTTCTTAAACCTCTGGCAAAGGAAGTGTCCTCTGAGCCCTCCCAGGGCACATAGGGGGTTTGGGTGAGCAGATCTTATGTGATAAATCCACTCCAGCGGTCTGGCATTCCTATGCCTTTGTAAACCTTCTACAGcggtggttctcagctggggacACTTTTGGTCCCCCCTCCCAGGAAACATGTGGCAGTGTCTTGAGACTTTTTTAAGGAGCTGTGTTATGAATGAGCCCCACGTGGCTGGTGCACACGGAGGTATCAAGGCacgttttttttctgtttttttttttgcggtacgcaggcctcttactgttgtggcctctcccgctgcggagcacatgctccggacgcgcaggctcagaggccatgtctcatgggctcagccgctccgcggcacgtgggatcttcctggaccggggcacgaacccgtgtcccctgcatcggcaggcggactctcaaccactgcgccaccagggaagccctcaaggcaCCTTTTATTGTTACAACTAGGGTGGCAGGGAAGAATATGTGCCACTGGCCCATCTTACattgcacaggacagctcccaaCAACAAAGAGCTATCCAGTTCAAAATGTCAGTCATGCCAACGTCAAGAAATTTTGCTACAACATACTTAGAAAGTTCTGGCATTTTGACTTTAGCATACGCTAACTTTGGGTACAGGTTTCAGTCATTTGAGCAAACTGTTGAAGGCATTCCCAGGTACCCAAGCTAACGTGCTGAGTCTGGAATGGGTGTTGAATGCACTCATATCAACAAATCCAGCCTAATCCAATATTACATTACTTCCACCTGCTTCAATACCTACAACGTTCACAATCACACATTATTTCTGAGGTTTCTattgatataaattataaaattcctTATTTTAGCAGATACAGTGTCTCCTCATGGTCATACTTTATACCCGGTGGGTACCCACCccttccctgctcccttccccaTTTCAAGGACTCTAGTCTGATTATTAGGTCTAGAAATACGAAAGGTAGTGGAGGCAAGTCTTGAGGATCTACAGTCCCCTGCAAGGAAACTATGTCAGAGTAGAGGCAGACTTTCTTCTAATAGCACAGGAAGCTCAACTAAGAGGTCACAGGTCAGAGGTCATAGGCCTCAGCTTTGTTGGAACCTGCCCATATATTTCCACCTCAGATTTCCAGGATTCTACTCCTTCCCACTGATGCCCTATGACATTAAGAGAATCTATAAGGTTGTGAATCAATGTGTTGTCATTCAGCCACTGACTGAATTTGACTTTGgatcccctttaaaaaaaaaaaaggaaggaaagaaagaaatgctgatTATAACAAGTCCCCCAGAGTGTTGCTATGTAGCCAAGCTCAAAGCTAAGACAGAAAATCCCCAGCGGTAAAAATAGATTTCGAGCTCAAGCTATCAAGTGGGAGTTGAAACTGAAGGTCCTACAAAGGCCAATGGAACTGGATACAAAGCTAAAGATTTAGTCTTTAGCATAGATGGGAGTCAAGGTTAGTTAGAGGAAGCTATGCACTGGGAGTGAGTAGTGTACTCAACACTAAGAATGGAAGAGCAGCTCTTTCATTGAATGTGAAGAAAGAAACAGGTAGTCCCTAGTTGCTACCACTGTCTTTGAACCAAACTAAAGAACAAGGTCAACCAGAAGGGCAGATATGAGAATCAAAAAGGAAACCTCTCTGGAATCCTCACTGAACCAAGTCTAAGTTCTGCTCTACTTGTGGTCTTTCACTTACAGAGACAAACCTTTTGGGCTTACCACAGGGATTGACAGACTTTTTCTCTGAAGGGCCAGaaagtaaatactttaggctttgtgggccacagTGCTCGTCACAACCACTAAACACTGTCAGCACAATGGGAAACATTCAAAGATGGTAAATAAATGGATGGGCCAATAAAGAGCTTTTATGTTCCAATAAAGAGCTTttatgttccaataaagctttaaagGCAATGAGCCAGATTGGGCTCACAGGAGGTAGTTTTCCAGCCCTTGACTTAACTCACTAAACTACAAATTACCTTGAGAGTTGGTGGGCTACCCTGATAtctaccaaacaaaacaaaacaaaacatgaaaggCCTAGGATTTCCGACATCTAATACAATGCAATTTGCAGTAGCATGGACTTTACATACACATGTGAAGGTGTGGCCTAGGAAACCAATCTTGGAAACCTGCCTCTCACATTAGATATACCTTTTGCTGAGTAAAGCCCTTTAACCAAGTAAGTGTTAAACATCAGTGAAATGACTAAGAAGCAGGAAATGGTATGCAAACCTCCTCCTTAACAACTTGTTCCCATCATTCTCGGTTTCTTCCCTACGCACATTTTTCCTTAGGGAATCGTTGATAAATTTTACCTCTAAAACTTACCTATTTCCACTCTCTATCTTCAGGATTTGCCCAATCACTGTTACTttgtaaacaattaaaaaaaatttgagggGGGGGGTAAATTCCTTTTTTCCCACAGCTAATGGTTTTCTGTGTCATAGTGTCTGGAATGACCCAACTACTTCCCCAGTCAGACCAAGCACTTGAAAGGACAAGCTGGTACCCCAGGCTctccatccattcacccagtAAGGAAGTCTGACGGGGAGAACTAGGATGTGTAAATTTCTACTGTTGGAATTAAAACAGAATATTCTGGGCTGCATGGATTTATGCTAAACTTCAAATGcattaattataaatatacagtTACACTGACTAATATTCTGTATCTCTGAATAAccatataaattttttctttttataactgatTTCTAGAGGTCTATTCCTTAAttttgtccatatatatatacctcatgATGATAGGATTTCTTACTGAGGGATTAATATGTTCttagtaattttaaatatattttacattattttactaCCTATGTTACtataaaaataacagtattttatTGGAAAACTGATGctcaatgaaaaatttaaaatatggaagTTAAATGTGGAAAAAATCCCTGAAAATCTTGCCACTGTTTACATAAGGGTGAATATGCCTTTACAGATGATAGGATgcattaacacacacacatacgtgttTGATTAAGGTATGTGATGTACCTAAAATACATTAAACTGTTACATGCTTCTGTCATTAAGTTTATGCCATCATTTTAACAGATCTGTTATTacataagtatcttaaaatataaagaaattcctattgaatatttcacttttacaaaatttAGTAACACTGACGTGCTACTCACCTTTTCTATTTGAATTTCCTAATTATAAGgtcctattttattatttctatattaaaGGGACGCACATTCTATATTTTGATATGTACTCACCAACTTCACTTTGAAAATCAATTTTTCAATCCACCGCTAGGAAAAAGTGTGCACGTCAGTCACTGAATAAATATGTTTGATGAAATTACCaaatttcaacaaataatttttttctttttatctcaggCCAGAGAGAAGGAGTAAAGAGATACAGAACTTGACAAAAGTAATCTACTTCAAACAGCCTCTTTTCTCTACTTAAGAAGTCTTGATGAAAGTAATGCTAAAACCCTTGGGAGACAATCACATCAAAACCTAGATGGAAATGTGGTGAATAAGAAACCAACGATCATTTCATTTACTAAGAAATGTTTGTCCTCTGTCACTGTCATTAGTAACTCTTTCTGACACTTAAACCTCTGCCTTGACATTCTTGATAAAAGGGTCAACAGTATGTTTTCTGTATTGCAAGATGAACAATCCATTTTCAGTAAGTCTATACTGTCACAAAAGATAactgaatttgtactgtaaaaaattaacagaatattAGACAAAGTCCAAGATAAGATCCAACTTGAAGTGAGGCTGGGGGGAGACAAATGGAGCTAATCATAACAGGATGATGCCACATTCATATTACAAATTGCAATACTGAGTGGTTTTCTAACACTTCAACTTTTTGTCTCCCTGGATTACTTTTAAGGCCACATTTAGGTTAACTGCTCTGAATacaaatttttatgaaattttggAGGGGATTGcaacataattttcaaaaagtttttccTCATTAATTGGACAAATATCGAGCACCTACGAAGTAGCTGACAATGTTCAGACTGTAGATTCAGAACAAACGTCTCTGCATTCGTGGAGTTTATGTTGTAATGGGCATAAATTTTGGCAAGTCCATCATACTTTTTTTGTACAAGCCCTGCTAAAACTCATACTAAGGCTTCTCCCCTGAGTAATATTTGATAGAGGTCAAAGTTCAAACTTACTACACCATTTACCAGGGTTCTCTGCTGTGTGGCCTCCTGACTACTGGGACATGTTGAGCTATGGTTGAAACACTGACTTTAATGAAAcaaatgatttgtttttcttttgaacttgATGACTGGAAGAATTCACATGACacctgagttgttttttttgttttttttttaatcattttatggaAATTTTTTCGTGTGTGGGCTCTCTGATGGTCTTACCACTCCTATCACTTTTATAGGATTTATCAGCAGCATGGATTCTGTGATGAATTGTTAGATTGGAGCGCCAACTGAAGCTCTTACCACAGGTCTCACATTTGTAAGGCTTCTCCCCTGTGTGCACTCTCTGATGAGACTGTAGCTGTGAAGACCGACTGAAGACCTTACTGCATCTGTCACATCTGTATggcttctctccagtatgaacaCTCTGATGAAGCTGAAGACTTGAGGCCTGACTGAAGTGCTTCCCACACTCCCCACActtatatggtttctctcctgtgtggacTCTCTGATGCATGTCGAGGTTCAGGCTCCACTTGAAACCCTTCCCACACTCCTCACATTTGTATGGCTTTTCTCCAGTGTGGACTTTTTGATGGGCTTGAAGGTGTGAACTCCGACCGAAGCTCTTCCCACACTCTTCACATTTGAATGGTTTTTCTCCACTGTGGACTCTCTGATGGGCCAGAAGATTTGAGGCCTGCCTGAAGACTTTCCCACACTCCTCACAATTATACGGTTTCTCTCCGGTGTGGATTCTGCAGTGAATTTTAAGATCTGCTCTACGACTGAATCCCTTCCCACACTCTTCACATTTGTATGGTTTCTCACCGGTATGGATCAGCTGGTGGATCTGAAGTCGTGAACTCTGATTGAAGCCCTGCCCACACTCCTCACACTTGTAAGGTTTCTCTACACTGTGGGCCTTCTGATGGATTTGAAGATATGAACTCTGACTGAAGCCCTTCCCACATACCTCACATTTATAGGGCTTCTCCCCTGTGTGGACAACCAGATGAACTTGGTAATGGGAGTTCCTCCTGAAGCTCTtcccacactcattacatttgtatggtttctctcctgtatggaCTCTTTGATGTGCCTGAAGGTTTGAACTCAGAGTAAAGCCTTTACCACACACATTACATATGTATgatttctctccagtgtggactCCCTGATGGGCCTGAAGACTTGAAGGCCGACTAAAGCCTTTCCCACATTCCTCACATTTGTAGGGTTTTTCTCCTGTGTGGACTCTCTGATGAATGTATAGATTTGAGCTACAAATGAAGCCCTTCCCACACTCCTCACATTTGTATGGTTTCTCTCCCGTATGGACTCTCTGATGGGACTGAAGGTGTGAATTTCGACTGAAGCTCTTATCACACGTGTCACATTTGAAtggtttctccccagtgtggacTCTCTGATGGTCCTGAAGGTGAGAGGCCTGACTGAAGGCCCTCCCACACTCCTCACAattgtaaggtttctctcctgtgtggacTTTACAATGAATAGTAAGTGCTGACCTACGACTGAAGACTTTCCCACATTCCCCACATTTGAACGGTTTCTCTACAGTGTGGACTTTCTGAGGAGTCTGCAGCTGTGAGCTCTGACTGAACTCCTTGCCACACTCATCACACTCACTGTGTTTTCCTCCCATGTGAACTCTCTGATGAATATGAAGAACCGAGCTGTAACGGAAGCCTTTTCCACACTCACTGCACATATGAGACTTCTCTTTTGAGTGTAACTGCTGGTGAAGATCAAAGGTGGAGAGATCAGTGAACGTTTCTTTACATTCATTACACTGGTAAGGTTTTTGTCCTGTGTGAATCATAGTATTCTGATCCAGTGTTGAAACCCTCATGCTATCTTTTCTATAATCACTGTAGCCATAAGATTTTGGACCCTTGTGTACTCCGTGAGCATCAAGGTGATGTGAAATCCAACTGATGGTGTCAACATCCTCTTTACACTGACACAGTTTATTTTTCATGGAAATTTGCTGGTGTCTATTCTGATAATTCTGTGACTTGGTCAATGAAGTTTTCCTCCAAGAATCCTGGGCTCTCAAAGTTGCAAACCTTGGATTTCCAGTATTACTGGGATCACCTGCTTTATCATTTAATATATGGTTCTCATCTTCAGAAATTTGAATAGAGAGTCCTGCCCCAATCTGGCAGGGGGAATCAACTTGTTTGTGGAACTGACAACTATTTATCATGGAGTCTTGGCATCTGGTTAAGTCATTTGCAATTTGTTGCCAGATTTGCCGGCAGGAAAGCTCTTCACGTGATCCTCTGTCTTGAACGGCCCTCAACTCACTTTGATTGTTTTCTTCTATAAGGACAGAGAATTCAGAGATGTGGACACGTGAAAGCTTTGTTCAAAGATTCAAGATTTTACACTTAAGACACAGTATGAGACTTTAATGAACCTGAGGATGGTTCAGCTTATCTTTCACATGACAAATGAAGTTCTCTGGTTTATATACTAACAGAAACCAAGAGACGGTCCATTAAACTCCTAAATACTTAGCATTAATGAAACCCATTTAAAACCAAATGACTACCATCTGACATACTATTTAAATCATCTTTCAAAAATTACATGTCAGTCCTACCACAATACAGTATCAATAAAGACAAGCATTTTCCTGTGCTCACAGCTTTAACAGTGCCTGGCAGTTAGTCAGGGCTTAAGAAATGCATGCACAGGTGAACTCAGTTTGATTTCTAGGATTCTCTACAATTCTGAATCCCAGGTTAAGTTTGAACCAAGTCAGAGAAGCGAAAGAGCTTTTACAAGTCAGGTATCAGATACAGGAAAAGGACTGGAAAGTACAGTTTTGCTTAAGTTGAAAGGCTGCACCAGAGGTGGCAGTACGCCAAGGGGGTTAGTGCTGAGGAGAATATGAAAGGTGCTAAAAAtcgggacttccccagtggcacagtggttaataatcttcctgccagtgcagagacacaggttcgagccctggtccagaaagagcccacatgccgcggagcaactaagcccgtgagccacaactactgagcctgcactctagagcccatgagccacaactactgagaccgtgtgccacaactactgaagcccacatgcctagagcccgcgctctgcaataaggaagccactgcaatgagaagcctgcgcaccacaacaaagagctgctcccactcgccacaactagagaaaaacccgtgtgcagcaacgaagacccaatgcaaccaaaaataaattaattttaaaaaaaggttataaGAATCAGTGGGGGTAAAAAAAAGCATGAAGACCTATGCACTGGATCCTTCTGGGGCATTTGTGCTGCCTAATACGTTCCCACACTCCCCCTGCCAAGTAGGAGTCAAAATTTAGAGGCTAGGGAAGAATGCTGTCTCTTTAAAAACAGCATGGAAAATTTTTGGACACAGATACATTGGTCTTTAACAAGAATGAGTTCCAAAGCGAAGAATGGGGTTTATGAGTGAGCTGGGAATAAATTCCATAGCTTGTGAGAAGTATTGAGAAGAAACAGACTAGAAACTATTAAAGAATGATCAAAGCACTCAAGGTGACATTATCTAAAATGCCTTCTACAAGATAcatacaaatgcacacacacacacacacacacacacacacaatgtttgTAGAGCTAACAAAGATCGATTTCTTATTAGTAAGGTGGGCTTTGGAGGAAGCAAATGGGACGCATCCGGGCAAATCTTTTAAGGGAAAGGCTAACTCACCAGCTGGCTGTTTTCTGAGACCTGTTCTCCCCTGGTATAAAGGATAAGGAAAtagaattttctttccttctatggGAGAGCTACCTAAGAAGTAGACATAAGAATCCTCATTCAAAACAGTATTTCCTCCCCAAATGAATATGCTCTGCTACTACGAGCTCAAGAAAAGTCACAGGGAAAGCATTTTACTCAGTTTGGTTATAATTACAGGTTCTATACATGTTTTTTGTGCAAGTTGATGAGGGCCAACTTGTACAGAaaggcaaacacacacatacacacatcatgGGCACCTGAGAAGTTAGAATTAGGCTAGGAATTCATTTGAAGACAAAACAACATTTGGCAATATCCCTTATTCACTCGGATTTGTTCACCGCCTACTAGCTATTTTCATGGAAGGCTAATTTCTCTATCCATTAACTCATTcgtttattcaagaaatatttaagagtCCCTGTCATGTACCAAGACTATGCTAAGCACTGAGGCTAGTgagcaataaacaaaacagaccaaatTCCTCCTCCACTCCTGGATTACCCTCCAGTGGAAGAAAGAGAGGTGAGAAACAGGTGAACAAAAATGTACATGAGTGAAACGCTTAGAGACAAAACAAAGCAGGGCAGAGAGAGTAAGAAAGAGAGGA
Coding sequences within it:
- the LOC132416239 gene encoding zinc finger protein 226-like isoform X1, with product MSTFQEAVTFKDVAVAFTEEELGLLDSAQRKLYQDVMVENFRNLVSVEENNQSELRAVQDRGSREELSCRQIWQQIANDLTRCQDSMINSCQFHKQVDSPCQIGAGLSIQISEDENHILNDKAGDPSNTGNPRFATLRAQDSWRKTSLTKSQNYQNRHQQISMKNKLCQCKEDVDTISWISHHLDAHGVHKGPKSYGYSDYRKDSMRVSTLDQNTMIHTGQKPYQCNECKETFTDLSTFDLHQQLHSKEKSHMCSECGKGFRYSSVLHIHQRVHMGGKHSECDECGKEFSQSSQLQTPQKVHTVEKPFKCGECGKVFSRRSALTIHCKVHTGEKPYNCEECGRAFSQASHLQDHQRVHTGEKPFKCDTCDKSFSRNSHLQSHQRVHTGEKPYKCEECGKGFICSSNLYIHQRVHTGEKPYKCEECGKGFSRPSSLQAHQGVHTGEKSYICNVCGKGFTLSSNLQAHQRVHTGEKPYKCNECGKSFRRNSHYQVHLVVHTGEKPYKCEVCGKGFSQSSYLQIHQKAHSVEKPYKCEECGQGFNQSSRLQIHQLIHTGEKPYKCEECGKGFSRRADLKIHCRIHTGEKPYNCEECGKVFRQASNLLAHQRVHSGEKPFKCEECGKSFGRSSHLQAHQKVHTGEKPYKCEECGKGFKWSLNLDMHQRVHTGEKPYKCGECGKHFSQASSLQLHQSVHTGEKPYRCDRCSKVFSRSSQLQSHQRVHTGEKPYKCETCGKSFSWRSNLTIHHRIHAADKSYKSDRSGKTIREPTHEKISIK
- the LOC132416239 gene encoding zinc finger protein 226-like isoform X2, which produces MRYKKYRKRREALVDEFSNPDRNLEENNQSELRAVQDRGSREELSCRQIWQQIANDLTRCQDSMINSCQFHKQVDSPCQIGAGLSIQISEDENHILNDKAGDPSNTGNPRFATLRAQDSWRKTSLTKSQNYQNRHQQISMKNKLCQCKEDVDTISWISHHLDAHGVHKGPKSYGYSDYRKDSMRVSTLDQNTMIHTGQKPYQCNECKETFTDLSTFDLHQQLHSKEKSHMCSECGKGFRYSSVLHIHQRVHMGGKHSECDECGKEFSQSSQLQTPQKVHTVEKPFKCGECGKVFSRRSALTIHCKVHTGEKPYNCEECGRAFSQASHLQDHQRVHTGEKPFKCDTCDKSFSRNSHLQSHQRVHTGEKPYKCEECGKGFICSSNLYIHQRVHTGEKPYKCEECGKGFSRPSSLQAHQGVHTGEKSYICNVCGKGFTLSSNLQAHQRVHTGEKPYKCNECGKSFRRNSHYQVHLVVHTGEKPYKCEVCGKGFSQSSYLQIHQKAHSVEKPYKCEECGQGFNQSSRLQIHQLIHTGEKPYKCEECGKGFSRRADLKIHCRIHTGEKPYNCEECGKVFRQASNLLAHQRVHSGEKPFKCEECGKSFGRSSHLQAHQKVHTGEKPYKCEECGKGFKWSLNLDMHQRVHTGEKPYKCGECGKHFSQASSLQLHQSVHTGEKPYRCDRCSKVFSRSSQLQSHQRVHTGEKPYKCETCGKSFSWRSNLTIHHRIHAADKSYKSDRSGKTIREPTHEKISIK